AGGAGGTGGCTTctcactcaatcaatgatttGGATGACGTGAAACGTGAGGGGGCTCAACAAGCGACACAAACAGAAAGAGTTGAGCCTTTATCTAagggaaaataaaattaaactggCAGGATTAGTTGAGACTAGAATAAAGGAGGAGAAGGCTACAGGAATATGTGCTAGAATTGCATCTACTTGGAGCCTGATCCATAACTATAATTACGCCCCTAACGGCAGAGTTTGGCTGATTTGGGATGACACAGTATTCAAGGTGACACCATTAGTAAGTGATGCTCAATTCATCCACTGCCAAGTATCCAATAGGAGATCTGGGGATAGCTGTTTGATGACAGTGATTTATGCATTTAATACTATTGAGCAGAGGAAAAGTTTGTGGCAAGAATTGTATACCTTAGGCCAGCTGATTACCATACCATGGCTTATTTGGGGAGATTTCAATGCTATTATGTGTGCTCAAGATAGATTGTATAGTGCTCCGGTTACTAGTTCTGAAGTTAAAGATTTTAATAAGTGTGTGCAACAGCCGATACTCACTGAATTACCATGGATGGGTGAGTACTATACCTGGTCAAACAAGCAAAGAGGTGATGCAAGGGTGTGGAGTAGGCTTGATAGAGCGCTTGGTAACGAAGAATGGATGCTACATTATAGGTATTTGGTGACTGAATACAAACTGCCTCATATCTCCGATCATTCACCAATGCTCCTTCCACTGAAGACAGAAGTGAGAAACATCAAGGTcccttttaagtttttaaatgTATGGGCAGAGCATCCAAGTTTCCTgcaaatagtagaaaataagTGGAAAAGACAATCTAGACGGAGTAAAATGCGGGATATTTGGCAGAACTTGAAGGCACTTAGATCCCCTCTTAGAACTCTCAATTATACAGAGTTCAGATCTATTACAGAGAAGATAGAACTGGCTAGAAGTAAACTCAATGACATTCAGAAGGACTTGGTGCAGCAATATAGTGATCAACTGGCAGATAAAGAATTTAGGCTCACTCAACAGCTAGAGTATTGGTCCTTGATTGAAGAAAAGGTCCTACAACAGAAGTCCAGAATCAGTTGGATTAAACTAGGGGATGCTAGCAACAAATACTTTAGTGCTGTCATGAAGGAGAGAAAGCATAGAAAACAGATAAATGAACTCACAGCAATCACTGGTGCACAATTGACTGATCCCGGTGCCATCCAGGAAGAAATCATTCAGGTCTACAAAAACTTAATGGGTAGCTCTGCTTATGCGCTCCCTGCTGTCAATAGAAACATAATGAGGAAGGGACCTGTCTGTgaattatcaccaacaattAACGTTGTGTGCTGCAATAACAGATCAAGAAGTGTACGATAGCCTATGTGGAATTGGTGATGATAAATCTCCGGGAGTGGATGGatataattcttatttttttcaagaaagcaTGGAGTATAATTGGAAAACAAATTACTGAGGCAGTACTTGATTATTTTGATGCAGGGCAGCTGTACAAAGGTATTAATTGTACAGCCATCACTTTGGTTCCCAAGGTCCCTAATCCTTCTACTATAAAGGATTATCGACCTATAGCTTGCTGTACAGTGCTATACAAAATTATTGCCAAAGTGTTGGCGGCTAGACTCCAAAAAGTACTTCCTTCAATAATATCAGAGGCACAATCAGGATTCGTACCAGGCAGGAAAATCTCGGACAATGTGATTCTGGCCAATGAATTGGTGAAGTCCTATGCTAGAAAGCACATCTCACCGAGATGTATGATTAAAGTAGATATGCAAAAAGCCTATGATTCGGTGGAGTGGCCATACTTGGAGCAAGTTATGAAGGGCCTTGGATTTCCTACAAAATTCAGAGACTGGATATTTGGCCGTGTTAAAACTGTGAACTATTCAATAGTTATAAATGGGGAATCTACTAAACCTTTCAATGCAGCTAAAAGGCTAAGGCAGGGGGATCCCATCTCTCCATTCCTCTTTGCCATAGACATGGAGTATTTGAGTAGAAACCTCAACGAGCTCAAAGAAGATAAACAGTTTAAATACCATCCAAGATGTGGCAAACTCGGCATCACCCATTTAAGTTTTGCGGATGATCTCCTCTTATTCACAAGAGGTGATCACAAATCAGTGGTACAACTCTAAGAGAAATTTCTAATCTTTTCAAAGGCATCTGGACTCCAAGCGAACTTAAATAAAAGCTCGGTGTATTTAGGGGGTGTTGAAGACTCTGAAAAAGACCTGATCATGAGACAGTTGGGATATGTGGCTGGGGAATTACCTTTCAAATATCTAGGTATTCCTCTAGATACAAAGAAGCTGAAAATTACACAGTGGCAACCACTGATAACTAAGATAGTTGCAAGAATTTCATCATGGACTGCGAAAAAATTGTCTTATCTTTGGTCGAGTGCAATTGGTAAAGACTGTAATCTTTGGCATTCAATCATACTGGGCTCCGGCCAAAGTTATGAAAGCAGTTGAAGCATATTGCAGGAGTTACATCTGGTCCGGATCCAACATTATTACTAAAAGAGCCTTGGTGTCCTGGCAGCGGATGTGCTCTCCTAAGACTGCTGGGGGCTTGAATCTACCAAATCTAAAGCTATGGAACAAGGCAGCTGTAGCAAAGAATTGTTGGGATCTGGCCAAGAAAGAGGACAAAATGTGGATTAAATGGGTCCATGTTTATTACATGAAAGGGCAAACACTGGATGAGATGAACATCCCAACCCAAGCAAGTTGGATGGTTAGAAAAATCATAGGTTCCAGGGAGGAGATAAGCCAAGTACGTCTCACAGGGAACACCAAAAAGAGCCTCATACACCAGATTTATCTACAAATCCTAGGACCACTGCCTAAAGTAAGTTGGAGAACACTAATTTTAGGAACACAGCCAGGCCTAAAGCTCTCTTCACGTTATGGTTATAGGTGCAAAACAGACTTATGACAGTGGATCGGTTATTGAAATGGGGCATATCCGTTGATCCACTATGTGTGCTATGTGCAGTTGAGAATGAGAATAGAGATCACTTATTTCTTCACTGCATATTTACTCAAAATCTATGGAGAAGATTAAAGAGGTGGCTACGGCTAAATTGGCCAGATAGAGGGAACTGGGAGCTACATATGAAGGAGGTGCTTACTAGAACCAAAGGCAAGACAACTCAAGCAAGTTTGTTAAGAATGGTGTATACGGAGTATGTCAACGCAGTTTGGAGGGAGAGGAACATGAGAGTATTTGAAAAGCGCCAACAAACAGAGGAAACAATTGCAAGGGACATCGCCTGTACCTGCAATATTCGAGCTACCCCAGCAGTTAGTATAGTACTGAGAAAATGCTTATTTTGAGGTTGAGTATAGATGTGGTAGTGAGGATCATGTTACTACTAGCTCAGTGAAACAATGGAAACTCTCCTTAGGAGGTGTACCATCTGTTTCCTGGCAGTGGGATAGGATTAGAGAGCAGACAGTATATAGCGAAAGCAGCCTGTGTTGAGCTTGCTCAGTTTTGTAATGTTATACTTGGTAATGAATAAAATGcatagttaccaaaaaaaaggtTGAGTACTAAGGATAAAATCATTACACAATATTCTGtaaatttctttttctaaattCACGCACTTATTTATTCTTTGTTCTCTCTCTTCCCTTCCCTTGAAATCCTCCATCTGGTTTTATCTTCGTCGCTCTCAATCAGtggatccttttttttttttttttttgtctatgtGCTTCTTCTACCACCATAAGCTTTTGTTACTCCTTCAAACCCTCCTCTGATTTGATTCACAACCAAAATAACAAACTTTACAAAcagttattgatgatatatttattcaaatataatttccattcttaaaaaaattcaatactAATAGAAGTTTAATTCCTAAAGCTTCATTCCAACCTAACGATATAGTAACCCTTTAAATGGTTGCAGATGGAATATTTAAGGCGTTTGAAGAATTACTTTGTTAAACAAGAAGAAATAGCCCAAAGTTCAAAATATATAACGTGTTTGAAGTATCATTTTGTTACAAAGTTCACAATGTTTGAAGGGTATGAGGAATTACTTCAGAGATTGAAATAAACGTTAAAATAGTTAACAATTTGAAGAAGGAATAATTTGGTTACTAGTAAAACTAGGAACTAATTATGGTTAGAGTACAAGTAGGATTCAACTTTCCTTAACGTTATTTACTCTTACGTAAATTACAGTTTCATTGAGAAAaggtaaatatatttatttaaaaaagttaCTGTATTTACTAAAGTTTAGTACAATATGCACAAAACTCAAACTCATCTATCTAACCGTGGTAGCATCACCGAAAATCATTACATAATATTCATCCACCTTCCGGGCTTATACAATCTCGGTCGATTTCCCAATAACGCGCAAAATGCGTCACATGAACCAAAAGCTAGCCTGCGATAAACCCACTCGTGACCAATTATCGTTTATGAAACTGATTGATTATTCTTTATCTTCAAATTGGTTTGCTATTAGTGCTCTTCTATTCCACGGCTACTCTCATTTCGTTGATTGTAATTTATGTAATACACTTATCAGACTCGATGAATGGGATTGGTCTGACCTCTCGCTCGGATGTAAGACTCCCGCCGCTGACAGATGTCCCATGCCACCAATGGGGGTAGTACGAGATGACTGATAGCATTACATTAGAAGAATCGAAAGAGATGTTCAAAAGAACGACTATGGAGACTTGGGGATCTAGGGATTCAAAATGTTCACTTTTTCGTTTACACCCAAATGCGTAAACTAAATATCCTTCCTGATTCCTCAACATTGCTGTGTCTTCTCAAATCAGTTATTGTGGAGAATTTGGAAGATGCATACACTGTAATGCAGTTCAATTGGGTTTGGTCACTTGTGATATTTATACAAACACTGGTCCTGTTTACATGCACAGGATTCCTCAACAACCCGATGATGCATGTCGACTGTTCGATGAAATTCCTGAGAGGAATGTAGTTACTTAGAATGCGTTGATCTCGAGTTATACGCATAATAATAGGTTCAGAGAAGCAATTCTTCTGGGGCTAAACCAGATGAGGTCACTATGGTTGGCGTTTTATCAGCTTGTTCTCATTTAGCAGCTTTGAATCAAGGGCAGTCGATCCATGATTATATTGTGAGGAATCGATTGAGAATGAATGTGTACGTTGGTACTGCATTGATTGATATGTATGCTAAATGTGGAGACATTGATGAGGCAAAACAAGTGTTTGATACTAtgggagtaaaaaaaaaaaaaaattgtacatgGAATGTATTGATTTCGGGATATGCCATGAATGGAAAAGGCGAGGCTGCATTGCAGGATTTTGATAGGATGGTTGTAGAAGAGTTTAAGCCTGATGATGTTACTTTCATGGGTGTTTTGTGCGCTTGCAAAACCGTTGAGGAATGTAGAAGGCGGTTCTCAAGCATGATAAATCAGTTTGGATTGCAACCGAAGATTGTGCATTATGGGTGTATGATTGATCTATTTGGACGTGGTGGATTATTAGATGAAGCTATGGAAATGATTCATTCTATGAAACTAAAGCCAGATGCAATAATATGGAGGACACTAGTTCGTGTCTGTAGATTTCATGGAAGAGAAGAACTTAGTGAATTTGCTCTCCGTAAGCTTCTGGAACTGGAACCAACGAACGGGGAAAATTACGTGTTAATATCAAATGTTCACActcaaagaaagaaatggaaGGAATTTGGAGAAGTTAGGGAATTGATGGACAGCGGCTGAATCAAAAAGATTCCTGGATACAGTtcaattgaaattgaaaatgcAGTTTATGAGTTTAAGGCATCTGATCCACTTAAAATGGGGCATGAGGTAATCCATAAGATGTTGGAAGACTTGAAGAATCAGTTGAAATTAGCTGGTTATGTGCCTGAAACAGAGATGGCTCTGTATGATATTAATAAAGAGGAAAAGGAGCATAATCTGATATACTTGCATATGGGCTGCTATATTCATCTGAACCTACATTACGGATAATGAAGAATTTAAGGATTTGTCACGACTGCCACCAATTCTTTAAGCTTTGCTTCAGCAATTTATAAAAGGAATATTGTCGTTAGAGATAAAAAGCGCTTCCATCATTTCACTGGAGGTCTTTGCTCATGCAATGATTATTGGTAATTACCTAGTATACCGGTGATGGGGTTATGTCTTCTTACACATTAGAGCACTTAAAGCACAGCACAGAGACCGGCACATTTTCTAACACAGGATTTAGTAGGCGTCCTAGTGCCGTAGCTTAAAATGCTCAAGTAAATTTGTGAATTGGTTTGAGAGCATCTACAATAACTTTACCTcagaattaacaaaaaaaaatccttgATGGATTGCATCATGTCATCCCATGAGGGGAGTGTTCTTATCCCAGACAACAGCTGGGCGATCGATTTTGCTTGTGATTTGAAGAAAGGAACCCCTATGAGCTACATTTTAAATAAGAGAAGATCTATTAACTGATACTACATCTCTTAGAAAAGGATAATGATCTATTAATGGACAGTAATCCAAACTAATGACAGAGGCTGTTTTTCTAGAATAATATTAGGATTAAAGATATttgttaaatttgaaattaAGGCACAACTAACTAAttggttgatttttttttcttttcaaaaaaaaaaaaaaggaaaaaaaaaggaactaaTTGGTTGACTAATTGCTGTACAAATGTGTATGGATTAACCGTTGGGAAGTTATTGTGGTGGGTGGTAACCGCGAAGTATCCCTTCTTAAATTAGAGGTCTCGAATTCGAGCCTGGAAAATGACATCTCCTTTGACAGAGAGTGTTTTACCTCAAAGCGGGACTTCCCGGAACGAGTCCGGATTAGTCAGGCCCCAATGCAGGTCCAAACACTGggaaaaccaaaaagaaaaactttggGAAGTGGTTACCTTCTTGGGTACGCCAatgaaggagagagagagagcaagaaAAGGGGGAAAGGTATGCTCATAAAGAGCGCCCACTCGGTCATCATCAACTACTACCATTCCTTTAGTGTCAAGAAATGGAAATGAGTAGGAGTACCTGTAtaatacaaacaaacaaaaaaaaaaaactcttggATTTGTCATTATCGTGTTGCTGTAACAAGATTGTTTTCGCTTTAAGACGAACGAGACCACGTCTAAGCACTTCCTAGTTCAATCTCACTATTTCTGGTGAGTACTAGTGTGCATACCTGCGCGATGCGCGGTTAATAGTTAAGAAAAGTAATCACGGTATAAATAATTGCGAGCTAAAATTAGTTGTAAGAGAAATGTGataagagaaaataattaaGTCCTTCGAATTGGTACAGTTTAAAATTTTAGCTCGCTTGGAACAAATGAATGCACTTAAAATATGCGCCGCTAAACACACCTCAAATCTATCATTCAAATGGTACTAAGATAAAtgtatacatttttatataggAAATAATGCCGCACAAAATGTGGCGTGGATATAAGTCACATAGATCTAATAGCATAAGATCGTGACGGAAGATACATAAATGGAAAAGTCGCATATCCAGCTACTCTTGTACTTACATGCCTCTTAATTGTAAAAGCAATAACGGATAGGAGCTTAAATATCTCTCTGCATAATAACAAACCTatcataaaaaatttaaaaatgaatGAGACAAACATGTAGTTACAGTGGAAGCAATAAATTGTAAGTGAAATTATGTTAGATTTGTCTAATAAAAACCTCTAAATTCGCCGTTGATTCTCCATAACATCCTTGTTCAATGACTACATAAAGTACATTAGATAGCCAAAATACAAAAGATTTATGGTAGAAACAAGACTAAAGAGGTTTAATATAAATTTTACACGTCTCCATCTTGGATTATGGCCATTACTGAGTAGACAACCTCACGATATCGTAGAAAATTACCTAATCAAGATATAATACAGatccttaaaaaaataaagatggtGCAATACCACTTAAACCATGCTATCTAAACATTTACAAACATTAACTTGACAAAATTGCTAACCAAACTAAGTAAACAAAGAAAAGCAATCATCCACGACACTTTcaaacaagagaagaaaggaaacgAAGATCTACTGGTCATGTGGATTATCCGGGAGTCCAGACACATTCTTAAGATAAACTTTTGGACATAAATGTCACGCTTAAAAGCTAGCCAATAATCAGATAATACTCATTTGGACATAAACGTCTCTTGAGCTGAGACGTTTCTAATCGGGTAGAACATTTTCTTAAAGCCACTAACCAAATCTTATCTTTCAATCCGAacaatcaattattttttagctGGAGGAAGTTACTAACAGACAAAGCGCAATGGTTGTGTTCTTTTCTCTTTCCCGCGTTACTATGGCCACAAGTAATCTGGCCATTAGAGCATTCTCTGCAACGGAGAAGCAAATCAAGAAGTTTTCACCAATGTTAAAAATGCAATGATGCAAAGCTATCCATAACGAAAACCATAACAACTTTGGGCACTTTGTTATGTATTTACTGTCGTTGAATTGAGTTTTCTATGTGCATACTTTGGTATCTTCAGGTCCTTCCCATCAACTTTAAGCTGCACTTGCCAGGACAAATTTTCATAAGTTTTGTCCTTTATCTTGATAACATAGCTGTAGGTTTAAACTGTATATGACAGTCATAATCAATTTTACCCTGTTGGAATAATTCATCTAGGGAGAAATATCAACTTCATGTAGGGCCAGTATATTTCCAGCACGATTTGTATGAAACTGAATAGTGTAGCTAGACTCATGTGTATTGCACTTAGAGTACGATAAGAAGCTTGAACCAGTTCACCATCAAGATCGCATATTCATTTTGAAAAAGACAGATTAATCCTTTGAGTTAATACTTTGATGCaactaaaaaatgattttgtgcTTGCTTTTAAaatcattcatacaaacagatTTATATTGAATTTTAAATACTCATAGAAATCACACCAGTTATTGCACTAcaccaacacatacacacacattcCTTTTTTAGTATTTAAATACATAGTGTTAGAAATTAGTATAAAAGTCGAATAATAACCTTCTAGTCTTGCAGAACCACTAAAGTGAGAAATGATTTTCTGGTCTCCGGAAGTTGCCAAAGTCGCACCACACGAACCTTTAAATTTCTTTGACAAATAACAGTTCCAACAGGAGATTGTAAGTTTAGCAAAGAAATATTACATCAAAACT
This portion of the Lycium ferocissimum isolate CSIRO_LF1 chromosome 1, AGI_CSIRO_Lferr_CH_V1, whole genome shotgun sequence genome encodes:
- the LOC132061833 gene encoding uncharacterized protein LOC132061833 codes for the protein MDSGFLDFFTSALCNPCWMSASLILLSCVEKAAITIEFCYLEAVTPILMNFSSERGNLNDNPRGMAMRLQLSLPPSQSIAQGSDKGNRAAANGMSLTYITPTLIDGMMVATLDKTEIENENSKWRCALIVYILGEVPGFKQIERYIAMNWQNVATPELYLHEEGYYMVKFKSMDDLNEILLAGPYSFNSRPMILKQWEPKLDFSTAFLTDIPLWVKLPVNCWSPDSLSRIGNTIGNPLFADECTINQSRVSFARMLIEVNVTKPLPDMISVMEPDGVRFDQQITYDWKPTYCTKCLSIGHQCREEVREPPKARGQPRRRRRQQQSAQAWVNKAGENDQIAKDTGIGNGPIGEAEGTVVDPQRNSPPHQGQQHLIGQQSQKNGLVETRIKEEKATGICARIASTWSLIHNYNYAPNGRVWLIWDDTVFKVTPLVSDAQFIHCQVSNRRSGDSCLMTVIYAFNTIEQRKSLWQELYTLGQLITIPWLIWGDFNAIMCAQDRLYSAPVTSSEVKDFNKCVQQPILTELPWMGEYYTWSNKQRGDARVWSRLDRALGNEEWMLHYRYLVTEYKLPHISDHSPMLLPLKTEVRNIKVPFKFLNVWAEHPSFLQIVENKWKRQSRRSKMRDIWQNLKALRSPLRTLNYTEFRSITEKIELARSKLNDIQKDLVQQYSDQLADKEFRLTQQLEYWSLIEEKVLQQKSRISWIKLGDASNKYFSAVMKERKHRKQINELTAITGAQLTDPGAIQEEIIQVYKNLMGSSAYALPAVNRNIMRKGPIKKCTIAYVELVMINLREWMDIILIFFKKAWSIIGKQITEAVLDYFDAGQLYKGINCTAITLVPKVPNPSTIKDYRPIACCTVLYKIIAKVLAARLQKVLPSIISEAQSGFVPGRKISDNVILANELVKSYARKHISPRCMIKVDMQKAYDSVEWPYLEQVMKGLGFPTKFRDWIFGRVKTVNYSIVINGESTKPFNAAKRLRQGDPISPFLFAIDMEYLSRNLNELKEDKQFKYHPRCGKLGITHLSFADDLLLFTRGDHKSVRMCSPKTAGGLNLPNLKLWNKAAVAKNCWDLAKKEDKMWIKWVHVYYMKGQTLDEMNIPTQASWMVQNRLMTVDRLLKWGISVDPLCVLCAVENENRDHLFLHCIFTQNLWRRLKRWLRLNWPDRGNWELHMKEVLTRTKGKTTQASLLRMVYTEYVNAVWRERNMRVFEKRQQTEETIARDIACTCNIRATPAEVYHLFPGSGIGLESRQYIAKAACVELAQFCNVILGNE
- the LOC132061842 gene encoding putative pentatricopeptide repeat-containing protein At5g40405; amino-acid sequence: MVGVLSACSHLAALNQGQSIHDYIVRNRLRMNVYVGTALIDMYAKCGDIDEAKQVFDTMGVKKKKNCTWNVLISGYAMNGKGEAALQDFDRMVVEEFKPDDVTFMGVLCACKTVEECRRRFSSMINQFGLQPKIVHYGCMIDLFGRGGLLDEAMEMIHSMKLKPDAIIWRTLVRVCRFHGREELSEFALRKLLELEPTNGENYVSIEIENAVYEFKASDPLKMGHEVIHKMLEDLKNQLKLAGYVPETEMALYDINKEEKEHNLIYLHMGCYIHLNLHYG